In Daphnia magna isolate NIES linkage group LG5, ASM2063170v1.1, whole genome shotgun sequence, a single genomic region encodes these proteins:
- the LOC116922967 gene encoding uncharacterized protein LOC116922967 has product MEYVLAIFSSSKHQDNSMVSKWRWICVLLVAILGVIPSMVSAGVRGKAMEMQRQSGGSYSYTATGYTNTTPTYYTTAAAPVYYTEALKYYTESTYYTTAAPVYYTEAPKYYAEPIYYTTTSWPNLLHRGAKILC; this is encoded by the exons ATGGAATATGTGCTTGCGATCTTCTCATCTAGCAAGCATCAAGATAACAGTATGGTGTCCAAA TGGCGATGGATTTGTGTTTTATTGGTTGCCATTCTGGGCGTGATTCCTTCCATGGTTTCCGCCGGGGTTAGGGGTAAAGCGATGGAAATGCAAAGGCAGAGCGGAGGTTCGTATTCGTACACAGCTACTGGCTACACCAACACTACCCCAACATACTACACTACTGCTGCTGCCCCAGTGTACTACACAGAAGCCCTGAAATACTATACTGAGTCTACGTACTATACTACTGCTGCTCCAGTATACTACACCGAAGCACCCAAATACTATGCTGAGCCAATTTACTACACCACAACCAGCTGGCCCAATTTACTACACAGAGGCGCCAAAATACTATGCTGA